One genomic region from Nocardia vinacea encodes:
- a CDS encoding ABC transporter permease, whose amino-acid sequence MSSVETLERTEVEVFDLLPRVATPSERALSTWLTHSLIQCKRLLLVWARDPATTIQTLIYPALTLFMFRVVLGNSITAATGKPSIYGQVALITLVAAMSGAVVSALGFKGEKFTGLLGRFWTMPVHRAAGLTGRLFAEAVRVLVTTLFVIAVGFTLGFRFGQGPLAAIALIGIPVLFGVGFAVLVTALATITEGVMLVSIIGIVNTLLMFFNSGFVPVIAYPVWLQDVVANQPMSCAIDAMKGLSYGGGVAEPLLKTVAWVLGLIVLFAYPAIRGYQRAAETGA is encoded by the coding sequence ATGAGTTCTGTCGAGACCTTGGAGCGCACCGAGGTGGAGGTATTCGACCTGCTACCGCGGGTGGCCACGCCATCCGAACGCGCGCTGTCGACCTGGCTCACGCACAGCCTGATCCAATGCAAGCGGCTGCTGCTGGTGTGGGCGCGCGATCCCGCGACCACGATCCAGACGCTGATCTATCCAGCGCTGACGCTTTTCATGTTCCGCGTCGTACTCGGCAATTCGATCACCGCGGCCACCGGTAAACCGAGCATCTACGGACAGGTCGCGCTGATCACGTTGGTCGCAGCGATGTCGGGTGCGGTGGTCAGCGCACTCGGCTTCAAGGGTGAGAAGTTCACCGGACTGCTCGGTCGGTTCTGGACCATGCCAGTGCATCGGGCGGCCGGACTGACCGGCAGGCTGTTCGCCGAGGCGGTCCGCGTGCTGGTCACCACGCTGTTCGTGATCGCGGTCGGCTTCACCCTCGGCTTCCGCTTCGGGCAGGGTCCGCTGGCGGCCATCGCGTTGATCGGCATTCCGGTGCTGTTCGGTGTCGGCTTCGCGGTGCTGGTCACGGCGCTGGCGACCATTACCGAGGGCGTCATGCTGGTGAGCATTATCGGCATCGTCAATACCCTGCTGATGTTCTTCAATTCCGGGTTCGTGCCGGTGATCGCCTATCCGGTCTGGTTGCAGGACGTGGTCGCGAATCAGCCGATGAGCTGCGCCATCGATGCGATGAAGGGGTTGTCCTACGGCGGTGGCGTCGCCGAACCCCTGTTGAAGACCGTCGCCTGGGTTCTCGGGCTCATCGTCCTGTTCGCGTACCCCGCGATCCGCGGCTACCAGCGCGCCGCCGAAACCGGCGCCTGA
- a CDS encoding aldehyde dehydrogenase family protein, whose product MAETAQPRLAAHTGGSGRPNVLTSYDPRTGEIVGNYAVMSAGEINRTVRAARSAEKWWAELGFNARKRWLLDWKRSIARRAGELVEILCEETGKPQADAVIEVMLAVENLDWAARNAARVLDRRKLGSTWLTRNQHASVGYLPLGVVGVLGPWNNPVFTPMGSIAYAMAAGNAVVFKPDELTTGVGVWLADSWNKLAPNQPVLQVVTGDHATTAALCRAKVDKIAYAGSDAGAREVITLCAQTLTPVVVERNGKGTMVVHVDAKLDEAAEAAVFGAMANAGQNSTGIQRAYVANSVYDRFLELVIEQARRLRPGADKRASYGPMILESQVDVVRKQVRDALARGGRAVVGGLDSIRDPYIEPIVLTEVPEESVAITGEGIGPLLIVNRVANMDEAAQRINAVGNGVAVSVFTRDVHGIESFAEQLRVGVVTINSSTTYAGIPALPFGGVGEYGQGHHHGDQGLREFSRTLAIARKRYRAAVNLSTFDRHPRHLRTAKAIFRMRHGGV is encoded by the coding sequence ATGGCCGAGACCGCGCAGCCGAGGCTGGCAGCGCATACGGGAGGATCGGGCCGACCGAACGTGCTGACGTCCTATGACCCGCGCACCGGCGAAATAGTCGGCAACTATGCCGTGATGAGCGCGGGCGAAATCAACCGCACCGTGCGCGCCGCACGCTCCGCCGAAAAATGGTGGGCGGAACTGGGATTCAACGCCCGCAAACGCTGGCTACTGGACTGGAAACGCAGTATCGCCAGGCGCGCAGGCGAATTGGTGGAAATCCTGTGCGAGGAAACCGGAAAACCGCAGGCGGACGCGGTAATCGAGGTGATGCTCGCCGTCGAGAATCTGGATTGGGCGGCCCGCAATGCCGCACGCGTGCTGGATCGGCGCAAGCTCGGCTCCACCTGGCTGACCCGCAATCAGCACGCGTCGGTCGGCTATCTGCCGCTCGGCGTGGTCGGGGTGCTCGGGCCGTGGAACAACCCGGTGTTCACCCCGATGGGCTCGATCGCCTACGCGATGGCCGCGGGTAATGCCGTGGTGTTCAAACCCGATGAGCTGACCACCGGCGTCGGGGTCTGGCTGGCCGACAGCTGGAACAAGCTCGCGCCGAATCAGCCTGTGCTGCAGGTCGTTACCGGCGATCACGCCACCACCGCGGCGCTGTGTCGCGCCAAGGTGGACAAAATCGCCTATGCCGGTTCGGATGCCGGCGCACGCGAAGTGATCACGCTGTGCGCGCAGACCTTGACACCGGTGGTGGTCGAGCGGAACGGCAAAGGCACCATGGTGGTTCACGTCGACGCCAAACTCGACGAGGCCGCCGAGGCCGCGGTATTCGGCGCGATGGCCAATGCGGGCCAGAACTCCACCGGCATCCAGCGGGCCTATGTCGCCAACTCCGTCTACGACCGGTTCCTGGAACTGGTGATCGAGCAGGCGCGGCGGCTGCGGCCCGGCGCGGACAAGCGCGCGTCCTACGGTCCGATGATTCTGGAATCGCAGGTCGACGTGGTGCGCAAACAGGTGCGCGACGCACTGGCCAGGGGCGGGCGCGCGGTGGTCGGCGGACTGGATTCGATTCGCGATCCCTATATCGAACCGATCGTTTTGACCGAAGTGCCGGAGGAGAGCGTCGCGATCACCGGCGAAGGCATCGGACCGCTGCTGATCGTCAACAGGGTCGCGAATATGGACGAGGCGGCGCAGCGGATCAATGCGGTCGGCAATGGTGTCGCGGTGTCGGTTTTCACCCGGGATGTGCACGGCATCGAATCCTTCGCCGAGCAGCTGCGGGTCGGCGTTGTGACCATCAATTCTTCGACCACCTACGCCGGTATTCCGGCACTGCCGTTCGGCGGGGTCGGCGAATACGGGCAGGGACACCATCACGGCGATCAGGGACTGCGCGAGTTCAGCCGGACGCTGGCGATCGCGCGCAAGCGGTATCGGGCGGCGGTGAATCTGTCCACCTTCGACCGGCACCCACGGCACCTGCGCACGGCCAAGGCCATCTTCCGGATGCGCCACGGCGGTGTTTGA
- a CDS encoding ATP-binding cassette domain-containing protein, translating into MPSLNQADSHTSEPPPIDGGDVAVAVVDVRKSFGDVHALQGISFTAARANVLGILGPNGAGKTTMVKVLSTLLRPDSGTAVVAGHDVLKDPAGVRRSIMMTGQYAALDENLSGRENLELFGRLMGLGKTAARKRADTLLEEFDLVHAGRRAVRHYSGGMRRRVDIACGLVVRPEVVFLDEPTTGLDPRSRQGVWDLVTALKNQGITVLLTTQYLEEADVLSDNIIVIDKGTVIAEGTADELKEKTGGSYCEVVPLVPAQLGKAATALGDLVPAAVLADLNGGDRISIPAPDGAATLSEALRRLDTAGIQLADIALRRPSLDDVFLSITGHSGGH; encoded by the coding sequence ATGCCGAGCTTGAACCAAGCGGATTCGCATACCAGCGAGCCACCACCCATCGATGGTGGTGACGTCGCGGTCGCGGTTGTGGATGTCCGGAAGTCATTCGGCGATGTGCACGCGCTGCAGGGCATCAGCTTCACCGCCGCACGTGCGAACGTGCTCGGCATCCTCGGGCCCAACGGCGCGGGCAAGACCACCATGGTCAAAGTGCTGTCGACCTTGCTGCGCCCGGACTCCGGCACCGCCGTGGTCGCGGGCCACGATGTGCTGAAGGATCCGGCGGGTGTGCGCCGCTCGATCATGATGACCGGCCAGTACGCCGCGCTCGACGAGAACCTCTCCGGCCGGGAGAACCTGGAATTGTTCGGCCGACTGATGGGCCTGGGCAAAACGGCCGCCCGCAAGCGCGCCGACACTCTGCTCGAGGAATTCGACCTGGTGCACGCGGGCCGTCGCGCGGTGCGCCACTATTCCGGCGGTATGCGTCGTCGGGTCGATATCGCCTGTGGACTGGTGGTGCGCCCCGAGGTGGTGTTCCTCGACGAGCCGACCACCGGCCTGGATCCGCGCAGCAGGCAGGGCGTGTGGGATCTGGTGACCGCGCTGAAGAATCAGGGCATCACGGTGCTGCTCACCACGCAGTACCTCGAGGAAGCCGACGTACTCAGCGACAACATCATCGTCATCGATAAGGGCACGGTGATCGCCGAGGGCACCGCCGACGAACTCAAGGAGAAGACCGGCGGCAGCTACTGCGAGGTAGTGCCGCTGGTTCCGGCCCAGCTCGGCAAGGCCGCCACCGCACTCGGTGATCTGGTGCCCGCTGCCGTACTCGCCGACCTCAATGGCGGCGACCGGATCTCGATTCCCGCACCCGACGGCGCGGCCACGCTGTCCGAGGCATTGCGCAGGCTCGACACTGCCGGGATCCAATTGGCCGATATCGCGCTGCGCAGGCCCTCGCTCGATGATGTCTTCCTCTCCATCACCGGCCATTCGGGCGGCCACTAG
- a CDS encoding lycopene cyclase family protein has product MSDRAVREFDLCVVGLGPTGRALAHRAMRAGFRVAAVDPRPERLWPPTFSCWIDELPEWLPSSAIAARIPKPTVWTKAEHRIDRPYCVLSKTGLRDALPLDDATVVAGRATRVEAHEVELADGTILGAATVFDTRGLPTLGQRRAASAHGIFVDAETAAPMVTEGEGLLLDWRPENGAGPDEPPSFLYAVPLGDGTVIFEETSLGLRGGMPQRELRRRTLNRLAAHGIRLTDAEPTEAAHYPLDQSPPKKGTAQAIPFGSRGGMMHPCTGYSVADSLALVDTAVAALRQGRDPIAELWPWQARLVYWMRMRGLWGMGRLTTEQSIAMFDAFFSASPRGQRALLSAHDDYTVLGAVLFNTVARTWPFRWRYDLVGWANRNRWVGFDFAAAEHEEGRIG; this is encoded by the coding sequence ATGAGTGACAGGGCGGTCCGGGAATTCGACCTCTGCGTGGTCGGGCTCGGGCCGACCGGCCGAGCGCTGGCGCATCGGGCGATGCGGGCCGGGTTCCGCGTCGCCGCCGTCGATCCGCGGCCGGAGCGGCTCTGGCCGCCCACGTTCTCCTGCTGGATCGATGAGTTGCCGGAGTGGTTGCCGTCGAGCGCCATCGCCGCGCGCATTCCGAAGCCGACGGTCTGGACGAAGGCCGAGCATCGAATCGACCGCCCCTACTGCGTGCTGTCGAAGACCGGACTGCGCGATGCACTGCCGCTCGACGACGCCACCGTTGTCGCCGGGCGGGCAACTCGTGTCGAGGCCCATGAGGTGGAACTCGCGGACGGCACGATCCTCGGGGCCGCAACAGTTTTCGATACCCGCGGGCTGCCGACGCTCGGACAGCGTCGCGCGGCCAGTGCACACGGCATCTTCGTCGACGCCGAAACGGCCGCGCCCATGGTGACCGAGGGCGAGGGTCTGCTGCTCGATTGGCGTCCGGAGAACGGCGCGGGACCGGATGAGCCGCCGTCGTTCCTCTATGCCGTCCCGCTCGGTGACGGCACGGTGATCTTCGAGGAGACCAGCCTCGGCCTGCGCGGCGGCATGCCGCAGCGCGAGTTGCGCAGACGCACCCTGAACCGCCTTGCCGCACACGGCATTCGGCTCACCGACGCCGAGCCGACCGAGGCCGCGCACTACCCACTGGACCAGTCACCGCCGAAAAAGGGGACGGCCCAAGCGATTCCGTTCGGCTCCCGCGGCGGCATGATGCATCCCTGCACCGGCTACAGCGTCGCCGATTCGCTGGCCCTGGTCGACACCGCCGTCGCCGCACTCCGACAAGGCCGCGACCCCATCGCCGAACTCTGGCCGTGGCAGGCCCGGCTGGTGTACTGGATGCGCATGCGCGGCCTCTGGGGGATGGGCCGCCTGACCACCGAACAGTCCATCGCCATGTTCGACGCGTTCTTCAGCGCCTCGCCCCGCGGCCAGCGCGCCCTGCTCTCCGCCCACGACGACTACACGGTTCTCGGCGCCGTCCTCTTCAACACCGTCGCCCGCACCTGGCCGTTCCGCTGGCGCTACGACCTGGTCGGCTGGGCGAATCGAAACCGATGGGTCGGTTTCGATTTCGCCGCAGCCGAACACGAAGAGGGACGGATCGGCTGA
- a CDS encoding ABC transporter permease, which translates to MLFAELPTARLSYFAQWRALAGRIVRTMAVKGELIVAMITPLVFTLGFYLPLRYVMKFQGIDYAQFVMPIIVLQTMAFTMMSNAQLSAYEALTGLSTRLQTMPIGMLVPLSARIGAGLVRSLTALTAAVIFGYMIGFRFVAGLGQAVLFCVFSIAVGTVLALGADALGSLTKSPESLSQALTLPTLIFGMLSCGFVPEHSFPMWIRPFVRNQPISQFSFALRDMTQNGVTWDVLWVPLTWLGGMAIVFTPLAIWASVRRS; encoded by the coding sequence CTGCTCTTCGCCGAGCTGCCCACGGCCAGGCTCTCCTACTTCGCGCAGTGGCGGGCGCTGGCCGGACGCATTGTGCGGACCATGGCCGTCAAGGGCGAACTGATCGTCGCGATGATCACTCCGCTGGTGTTCACGCTCGGCTTCTATCTGCCGCTGCGCTATGTCATGAAGTTCCAGGGCATCGATTACGCCCAGTTCGTCATGCCGATCATCGTGCTGCAGACCATGGCGTTCACGATGATGTCGAATGCGCAGCTGTCCGCATACGAGGCGCTGACCGGTCTGAGCACGCGACTACAGACGATGCCGATCGGCATGCTGGTGCCGTTGAGCGCGCGGATCGGTGCGGGCCTGGTTCGTTCGCTGACCGCGCTGACCGCGGCGGTCATCTTCGGCTACATGATCGGCTTCCGGTTCGTCGCCGGACTCGGTCAGGCCGTGCTGTTCTGTGTGTTCTCGATCGCGGTCGGCACCGTGCTCGCACTCGGCGCGGACGCACTCGGCAGCCTGACCAAGAGTCCGGAATCGCTGAGTCAGGCATTGACTTTGCCCACCTTGATCTTCGGCATGCTGTCCTGCGGATTCGTCCCGGAACACAGTTTTCCGATGTGGATTCGGCCGTTCGTGCGCAATCAGCCGATCTCCCAGTTCTCCTTCGCACTGCGCGATATGACCCAAAACGGGGTGACCTGGGATGTGCTGTGGGTGCCGCTGACCTGGCTCGGCGGTATGGCGATCGTCTTCACCCCGTTGGCGATCTGGGCGAGTGTGAGGCGGTCATGA